The segment tattatttgtaatttatatagttcacctccctgtggttcgaccccggtcttgctgggttatttattacttcgacactcctgcacttgggataaggcATTAACTCTTTGATCATGTCAAGAGGCCTAACAAAGGTAGCCCAGGCTCTAGAGGTATGTATAGTTGGGGTTAAGGGTCACCAAGGTCAATCTGGTGTTGGCAAAAGAAAGAAGGTTGATTGCTCTTTAGGTAAACCCCTTAAGCCCTCTCtttttaaaaagggaaaaaaaggataatacaatcaatttaaataaaaaaaaagggataagtAAATTAGTTACTAGGTCTTATTAGAGTACATATGAAGGGTCAGTTGGAGGATAATTGAACGTTAAAGGTAGTCCTACTGGAGGGTCTTTAGAGTAGAAGAACATTACTTATCTTCAGTGTGTCAGGTATAAGCAATGAAATCCTAGAGATTACTCTATATTGCTGGGGCAATGCTACACCTATAGGCACGATGGACATAGATGGCGAGACTGCCTCTATTTAGGTCGAGGATGTTACTATTATGGCAGGCAGGGACATTTTAAGAAATATTGTCCTAGGAGAGTCAAGTATATTCAGTAACAGAGATAGTAAACATAGAGCTACTAGCAGTCAGCCACTATGGATAGACTCACCAAATCAGTGCATTCTGGGACTAGTGGAAATTGAGGTTGACCTCGAGGACAGAGGGAGAGGACTCAGGGTAGAATATTTCACATGACCCAAGAGGATGTGTGGGCTGCCATGGATGTAGTAGTAGGTACTTCATTGTTAGAAAATCAGTAAGTGCATGTTTTGATGGATCTGGGTGCTACATATTCTTTTGtgacaagaaaaattaagaatatactaaaaaaacaaccaaataaattagaaaagggTTCTTCATCAACACATCTTTGGGTGATGTCGTACTTGTAGAACATATGTATAAAAGTGTTAAGGTTACTATTGAGGGATATGGTATGGAAGTAAATGTAATGCCATTAGAATTGCATGATTTTGACTTAATCCTAGAAATAGATTGGTTAAGTAACCATAGACATCaaatggattttaaaaaaaaatagtaacccTTATGGAATAAATGGGAAGAGAGTGACTTTTAGGGGAAAGAGAAATTTCATACTGAATTGTGTGATTTCGGTTATGATAGCTAGTAAGCTTATGAGAAAATGGTGTGTGGCTTATCTTACTTATGTAATAGATTCTGAAAAAGGTAGGGTAGAGTTGAATAATCTTTCCATCTTGAGAGGATTCTCGAATGTATTTCCAGAAGAATTGTTAGGACTACCCctagaaagaaaattagaagTTTCAACTGATTTATTGCCCGATACCTCTCCTATAGCTCAAGCACTGTATAGGATGGCACCAACAAAACTACTTGAATTAAAAGTTCAAATAAAACCTTTAAGCTCTGTATAGGGCAAcaataaagaacaaatatctGCTTTACAGATAGATTTATTTGTTTAGGACTCATTATAGGCATTATAAGTTCCTGGTAATGCCTTTTATATTGACCAATACACCTATATTGTTTATAGATTTAATGAATTGAGTCTTCCAACCTTGTTTGGATAAATTTGTGGTAATGTTTACAAACAATATTTTGGTCTATTCTAACTGTTATTTAAAGCACGAGCAACATTTGAGGCAAGTACTGCAAACCTTGAGAGATCATCAAATGTATGCCAAACTGAGTAAATGTGAGTTTTGGATGAAAGTGATTTTTCTAGGACACATTATATTTGCAGAGGGAATAATTATAGATCTAATAAAAGTTTAAGTAGTgttaaaatgagaaaaacctATATATGTAATAGAGATCCGCAGTTTTTTAAGGTTAACAGGAGGGTATTATAAAAGGTTTATTAAGGGATTTTCAACTATTACAACTCTATTGACTTAATCAACTAGAAAGGAGGCAAAATAAGAGAGGGTGTGAAGAAAGCTTTCAGGAGTTGAAGAAAATGTTTTATATCGCTCTAGTGTTGACACTTCTTTCAGGAACTGAGGGATTTGTAGTCtataatgatgaatttaaaaaggGGCTTGGTTATGTCTTAATACAACATAGAAAAGTCAAAGCTTAGGCATCAAGGCAATTATCTTGTTCACGATTTGGAGTTAGTTGCAATGGTGTTTACATTACGAGTGTGGAGATATTACTTGTATAGATCTCAAGTTCAGATCTTTATGGATCACAAGAGTTTGAGGTATTTGATGAcacaataagaattaaattatacAACATAGAAGATAGATagaattgattaaatattttaactatgtAATAGATTATCACCTAGGAAAAacaaatgttattattaatgcCCTTAGTCATAAGAATAAGGCAATAATGGAGACATTGAAGGAGGGGGGGTTAAAGAGAGTTAatggaaattgaaaaagattaaTGCCAAGATAGAGATAGGGCCTGAAGGCTCATTGTTTGGCTTAGTTAAGAGTATGATTCTTACTTCGAGATAGAGTTTTGGATGTTCAACGAAGGAACATCAAAGTGGATAAAATAAGGAACAAGGTGAAATTAGGAGTTGAGAAACCCTTTCAGATTCTGGAGGATGAGATGGTAGTGATGGGTAGATATATGTATTTGCCTGAAGATAAAGCTTTAAAAGAGAAAGTATTAAGAGAGGCTCATGAATCGAAATTCATGTTACATTTAGGAAGTAccaatataaagaaagaaatcactAAGTTTGTAGCCAAATGTAGAGTTTTCCAATAAGCATCGGTGGAGCTTAAGATACCAATTAGACCTCTTTCTATTAGGCACAAGTAGTACTAGAACCGCACATGAACTTATGCTCTCCCTTAAATACCTTTTAGCCAGCATCTTCTTAACTTATCTTTAAAATTCCTTTATTTCatctagattatttttataggcTGTTTGGTTAGGACTTGTCGTTTCAAGTATGAAActaatttgatgttttattcCTCTAATGGGTAGTAAACCACTAGGAATAACATCAAGAAATACATCTTTATATTTCTGCAACAAAGAAACAACAACACTAGAAAAAAGATGTGTCTAAATCGTTAGCCTTAAAATATGTTTCTTTGTACAAAATTACAAACATAGGTTGGTTAGTGTTAAAAGCGCTCTTAACatcatattttatattctaTATCATGATTATGGTATGGTTGGTGGTCAAAGTTACCTCTAATATTAGTAAAGACATTTTTCTTACCCTTAGGTAGTTTGGTTTTCCCTTAGGAGTATTATACCATCCTTTTTCTAATTCGGTCTCCATGATAAGAACGAACCAGAATTTTGGCTTGGTTTTGAATTGCCTTTTCTCTTGAGTTGTCTTCCAGCTTCATAACCATATACACCATATCTTATAATTTTACATAGAGTTATAACTCCATAACATGTGTTATCTCTCTGTTCAGACCATTTAAAAATCTTGTCATATTAACTTCCttgtctttctttatattttatacgATCAAGACTACATCAAAAAATTCTTTGCAAGTTTCAATTGAGCTAATTACAAGATCAAGGGTAAAAAAGCTCAAAGATGAATTCAATAGACTTATTCAGAGTATTTAGATCAATGTGAATTTCAAGAAAGCTACAACTTTAATAATTGATGATCAGAACTTAGTCAATCTAATCTATATACAAAAGAAGTCTGATCCATCTATAATATAAGCCTAATTATTTCACAATTGGGGGGGCGAGGTGGGGGGGTGGGGAGTGATTAATTTTGGCATTAGAGGCAGTTTtggacttatttttttaaatgcattgtTTTACTCTAACAAGCATAATTTTTTGTCCGACTATTGGCTCTGGCTAAAATTTCACCAAAACTTTCCAtaggtatttatatatattaggttaaaattttagggcaATCAGACATCAGAAAGGCTTTGTAAAAAGATTCAGAAGCTACAATACAAGAATTATATCAATTTCctagttgatttaaaattatttttcctattttgtttaaaactctttcattattttttagtattatttagGAATTTTTTAGCTATTATAAATAGGTTTATTTAGCATGTATTTAGGTTATTTTagacaaattttaatttcagcaaTTATTATTGTGTGTGAGGTTTTGCTCATACTTATAATCTTGGTGCTTCGGTACAAGTTATCATTGTGCCTAATTTAATTCCAaacttgatcttagctttcttGGATAGAGTTGATTTAACTGTGGGTCTCAGAACCTTTATATCTATAGGGTTCACATCAATATTTTCCTAAATCATAGGTACCTTTATCTTTTTTAGGTAGGTCCCTTTAGTAATGGCTGGCTGAATCTTCTTTTCATGACAACCTTCATTTCATCCCAAGTTTTAATAGACCTTTCATGATTTCTCCTTTTATTCATCACAAGCTTATCCCATCATATGATTGCATAGTCGGTAAACTCTATCatagttaacttttttttttcttaatagacCTTCCATCTACTTTTTTCCTCCCACTCTAGGTAGGTTCTTGGATCATTTGTTCACTAGAACGAGGGAATCTTCATTTTAATACTCTAAAGGTTCTTATCTATACCATTATGGCCTCTATTATCCCTTCTAATTCCTTTATCATATGCCTATCACTATTATGCTTAAATCTGTCTATATCAACCATGAATGTTTAATCACTTTCATCCACATCTTCATCCTCATTCTTAACATCAAATCCAGTTTTGGGTATGGGAGCATGTCTCTCTTGCCTTCTAGCATTAGGGACCTTTTCgagttattcttttttaaagttAGCAATTGCAACGTCTTGTCTAGTTATTTGATCTTTCATATCACCAAACACCATATATAtacgcttaaatttttattgcattaCTTGCAACACAAAGAATGTGTTCACCTTTTTCTTTATAGATGTTAACTCAGTTTTGGAAGACATATTCGAGAGTTATAAAAGATGTTAGTAATAAATCTCATATACTCCCTTACATATTTGCACTCAAAGATATATAACTCAATTGTGTTTCACTCTTGACTTGGCTTTTCTCGATGTTAATCTCAGACTCTCATCTttttccattcttacctttctAGTTCTTTATTGAACtaaacaaattcaatcaaaaataaaacttaattgtAGTGTTCGAACtatataattcaaagaaaaatgaaaaaaaaacaaacaagaaatgataaagaaatttaggaagagaaagcaaaagaaatgaaattaggAAGCAATAATGTCTGGTCTAAATTCAATGGAATatgtaaagaagaaaatttagcACCAAGAACTATTTAGAAAGCGAAATAAACACTAAAGATCAACAAATAAACACTTTCTCAAAGAATAATCCAACAAAACATATTCAAGATTGAACTTCTTAACTtgcatttatgattttctttcacTGCAAAATGAAATTGactaaaaaacttttttttttaatcactgcAAAACACAATTGGAAATgagaaaacctaaaaattaaGAACACAAGCTTGAGTAATTTGCATTACTGTTTTGATTAATGTGTAAAAGGtgaattttaaatctatatGGTGTGATTTGATTTAAAGAACAATTATCTATGATGTAAtcttgaaatgaaaagaaaacaaaatctgaataataaaaaaaataacaaaacaagaaattaaagatagTAAACTTGATTTTAGAGCCAAGTTTTTATACCAAACTAATGCAAACCCGAAAGACTAGACCTTGAAACCCATAATTAAGAATTGAAACTCATCTTAAAAAGCTAAAATCATATTAGAAAACCCCGACCTCATGATTTATGAAACCAAAAACCAAAGGCATATGGTTAAAACATTACAAAGATTATGTCTTTGATAAACTCTAGAAGTTCAATAAAGAACCCAAAGAAAAAGCGCTCTTACACTGTTCAGTTTTTAATGACTATGAAATTCCACTTTCCAAAGTTTTTTTCAGCTACTTATAATATAGCttacaaaataaacattaattaaatagatctaaattaaattcatataattatttaattgaaatctaaaactaaataaaaataaagtacaaAGGTCATGCTCTTAATTAGTAAGGTCTAATTTGTATATGTTACATTCGTATATGTTACATGTTAACCTATTACAAGTTCATGTTTGTATTAAATGAGATTCAAACATCATAACTATCTAACTTCATATTTGATGTCATTTTTTATGTCATGTAGAAATTCTCAAAACTTACTCAACCCAAATATTATTAATCAACCCGTGAGCTTGTATTAAATGAGATCCAATCCACATATGTAATATTCTCATCAGGAACagttttatgaggttattcttATTCCAATTCTTCGTCCAGCCATAGTTCAGACACCATTTCTCTAAAATGTTGCATATTTGCCCATGTACATTATTAAATGCATGCATgacttcaaaatattaaatatttcgGGGACGGATTTCCCCGAGAGCTTGAGTGATCATTcgttaatttcttaaattctgAAGGTAAGATCCACGTTTGGAATGTGTATGGTGATGAAAGCAAGATCACAGTCACAATTGAAGATTGTAAGAAACATGAAGGCATCATTTTAAACATTGAAACAACggtgaaaaaaatcaagaaaagcttGCAGAGGTTCAATGCAAACATTTAATTgctttttcaagtgaaaaaaaacatacaataacCTTCATGCTTGAGGCAAATACTGAATATCCTCGCAACAAGATAGTATGAAGCGGGTAACTGGCAATTCGAGCCAGTAGTTTACTTGGTGATCCTAGGGACAAAAGAATCAGTAATCCAGAAAGGAAGGGAAAATCAGTAATCCAGAGCGGAAATAACTACATGATATACGTTTCaagaataataaagaataaacagAAAAATTGCATTGCAAGTTTCAACAGCTCCTTCCCACCAAGATCTACGTAACTACATTCACCTTGGACTTAGTGGCAAATTTACTTAACATCTTTTACGTTTTGCTGTAGAAGAACTACTACAATCACATTTTCTAATGACTTCAACCCATCACAACTTCGAACATAATTGCATCTTCTATTTTAGAAGATATCAGGAAAAGGAGGGGAAAGGAAAGGAATTTTGGGGTTAGGAGAAGAGTGAAGACAATTGATATCTAGCTAGCTCCCTGGAGATTGATAACAAGCTGCTTCCAAATGGATTCTGCAATAGCCATTTCAGGAACATTCTATAACATAGCAGGTGCTGCAGATTGAAGGACATTTTAAACGCAAAACTCAAAGTAGCCTCCGCCTAGCTCATTGGTGGGAATGGAAAAGAAATCTTCTCCAACAGCAACCCCAGAACTTCACCAAGCAAATACATTTCTTCCTGGGATCATCTTTATGCATAGTACATGTACAAGCTGTTTGCGGCAGCACAGGCAATGGAATTTTCAGTAGGATGCCATGCTAAGTGCAACAACTTTGtggagaaatcaaaagaatttcCATTTGCATCAACTCCTGGGCCTTCTGCTCCTGCTATCGAGTGATCTCcagattaatataataaaaacaagctGTTAAGTTGACAAAAGAACATGGAACGGGGTGCAAGGTAGGGAGGAAGGAAGAAGAGGCAAAGTGAAAGCACTGACCCCGTCTTACAACACGTGTTATGCTGCTTAGGGATCTTGAAGGCCTTGAAGGGATCTGGACTTGTCTCCTAATAttataattcatgatttatagGATGTCCCATCTCAACTATCAAAATCATTAGATTCAATCTCATTCATATATCAAACAGAAACTACCTCATTGGATTTTTGCTGGCTTCCAAAGTTGTTGCCTCAGTACTTTCTAGGTTACAACCAAATACCCGAAACAGATTGCTGGGgacatgaaaaaaataccaaactAGGCACATGGAATTGTGGtttcaataacaataatacaatgaCCAGATGTAAGGACAAAAAAAACCACTGACCTGTAGGAGCCTGTCGCAACTCGCAATCCATCACCACTCAAACAACACTCGAATTTATCAAAGATTGAATCGTTTTCATATAAATCACACAACTGggtaaattcaaataatataattagaatGGACACAGCCTAACAAAGAAAATTCCCTGGTCCGATTTTGTCTAAAGAAAGGAATCTCACCTTTGGTCTTAAATGTTCATGAACTTGGAAGGTTGCAACTGGACCAGAATCCATATTGATATCCCACAactataataaagaaaatagacAACTGAGaatcatgaaattgaaattgctACTTAACTTCAAGAGCATGCATGCATATCTTCTTTAGGTgccatgaaaacaaaatcagcTTAAATACTAGATTGTAGTTTTTTGAAACATCAGCACAAAGCAGAACCAGAAGTAATAGTTGCTTGAGAAATCTTttcaagaaaatagaaaactgaGGCAGATTGTTTTTACCAGCGGACTGTTTTCTTGGAAGACTTAGTTTCTAAATTTACCAAGTTTAGAAAAATGAGTTCTCCATTTTACTACTAATTCCCATATTTCAATCGGCAAATATAGTTTACCAAACATTTTGCAATTATGAAAAAGAGATATTCTTATTTCAACAGTCAAATACATTTTTCGAACAGATGAATTAAAAGAAACACAGAGCAAATTAGTCTTGAAGTAAACACAACCTATAAAGTGCTCATGCACTCCATACATGCAAAATTAACAAATCAACTAGAATAAAAATTTGGATAAGCTACACATcacaaataaaacttaaaacaaattttacacGAACAGACAAAAGGGCAAGAGTTGTAAATCTATTAAACTTCTAAGTCAATTATTTCATGTCTATTTGTGTAAAATTTGCAACTTTCAttccttgtatttatttttgttttaaaaatatctgaAAGTTACACACTAACATGGCACGCATCATCAATCCAAACTCTTGCCATCATCCAGTAGCTACAAGTTCGTATAAGGTAAGCCTGACGTTGTTCTTTGCCCAAAATGGCTTCAAGGGAAACAAAGTACCAGTGTTGACCAGCTAGCAAAAATGCTTAGGTTTTTGCTTAGATGCTTATtgtaatataaaatttcatgaaGCACTCAATTTCCCTGAGCCAGTTACTTGTCATGAAATTTCATACAGAACTCATTTTCCCTGAATCATCTCATCTTGACACCATAGCATAAATTGAAACACTTGatcaagtaaataaaaaaagaaggcagaATACCAACATTCTTTTTACCTTTATggttttcaaattaatagcaCGATGAGTCCTATTATGTACTTACTGTCCAATGTCTTGGAACCTTGTTACAGACATAACCTCCTGTTTCTTGCTTCCCATAACAGGTCATAGATAAAACAAATTTGCAGGAAAAGTCAAATTCTATCTCTAGACATTTTGCTTGATGAATATTGCATTTGTTGGAATCATACTGTTTGGACATCCTATGGATTGAAGAGATGGACATTTCTTCTGTGCTTATAAGCCACAACATAGCATGCTTAGGAGGCCAGTTTTATGTAATAAACCTTGACTCCTATGAATATATGTATCCAAAAGACTTGCagcaaattcaatgaaaaattatGAACCAAAATCTTTGCAATTATATAAGCCCAAACCTTAAGAGTCATGTAATCACGACTGAGTATATGTCTTCCATCCCTTGCAAATTTAATATCAGAGATTGAGGCAATTATTTCTGTAAAAAATGATCTCGAGCCTGGTGCCTCTGTTTCCTCAAACCTGTATGCAGAGGATGTTACTGGTGGGCTGTTTATAGTACTGGAAGTAAATGAGCGATATAAAATAACACTTACAATTTGGCATGAGAGTCACACAAAGCTGATTGTCGCAAATCAATGAGTCGGATTGAGCCTTTTGAACTGCTGTATGCTAACGTATTGCAATGGCCGGGGTGGAATTCTGCTGATGTTATAACCTCTGCAAGGATAGGTGTACAGTTTGAGACCTCAAAAGAATATAGGTAATACAGATGCTTCGCGGTTGAAATAATCAATTACTCAACCAAAGGGGGGACAGAGGATGGCAAACATTGTCCAGTATCTATTCAGAAATTCACATGGGAAGGCGAAGGACAGTATTGAAAAAACAGTTCATGTGCACCAGGAAAACCAACTGAATTCCAAAAGGTGAAATATACAAAGCCAGAATCCTCAAAATTTGATCACAAGTGCATTAATGCTTAAATTTACATCCTTAATACAATCAGCATCAGTGAACAAAGAGCTTACCAGTAAGATCCTCCATATTTGCAGGTTTGACATCAacaatattaaaactttgattgCTAATTTCCAAATTCCAAAGATTTATTCGTAGGTCATCGGCGGATATAAAAGTTTCACCATCACTGGAATATATGACACAGGATGGAAAGATTTgagaaatttcaataaaatcataACAGTATCAGGCAAGCTTGAACAAACAGAGAGATGCTAGTCCAGTGACAATAATCTTTCATTATGTGTTCAATATAGAAGCAATGAGCAAAACTAGCATGTCTAGAAACCCTCAACATGCAATGTCTAGCAAGATAGAGCCAAAGATAATGCAAAGAACAAGCCAATACCATCCGATTTGTATGCACAGTGCAATTTTGTTCTTCAAAAAGGACAAATTGAACAAATGAAAAAGGcaagataaaattgagaaagaaaaaaactaaggtCAATGACTATAGAGACACTTAAACTCAATAACATTTATAGCTCAAATGTACGCTGTTTTAATGTGTGAGATTTTTAGCTTGCCACTTTAAGAAATAAAGACCAACTTTACAAGCCTGGAGAAGAGTTCCTAGAATCTTCAATCATTCCATTTTGAGGCAACTGTAATGGGATAGAATAAtggttttcatttcttttatggCATATCAGGCGGCTTAGAATGATTTATTTTGGCTATATTCAGAAAATATTGAGTACAATCTCATCCTGAgtattctttattttgtttcttcaactTCAGGGGACAAGATGTGCTCCTGTTTGTTCCTCTTTGCTATTCTCTTTCTTATATTGTCTATCTTAAGAACTACGACAGGCCAAAACACAATTCTTTTCATTTGTAGAAacattccaaataaaaaataagtagcACAAAATCTTATCATCTCTGTCTTCCTCCCCAATTTTAAAGCCCATGGGACTCAGTAACATTACAAAAGAGCACCTTAGAAACAAACCATGCTACAAGCACATAGCAATAAAATACACAACACAACATCAGTAGCAATGCTGCTCTTTTATCACAATGTCagtttttcttaagaaaaaaattcatgaatgcCAAGTAGTAGTGACAGATTTCcatcatcaacaaaaaaaaaggaaaaattgaaaCGTACATTGTAGACTGTTTTAAAGTCTAATCATTGTCCAAGAATGAATCCAAGAACTAAACAATAATGAAAACcttaaaagaacaaaactaataaaaaacagATGCAACTACAAGCTCGAAACAaccacaaaagaaaaggaatgacctgttgtttgaaattga is part of the Populus nigra chromosome 8, ddPopNigr1.1, whole genome shotgun sequence genome and harbors:
- the LOC133701621 gene encoding serine/threonine protein phosphatase 2A 55 kDa regulatory subunit B beta isoform-like isoform X4, yielding MNGGDEVAEAPPVPPQPLEWKFSQVFGERTAGEEVQEVDIISAIEFDRSGDHLATGDRGGRVVLFERTDTKDHGGSRRDLERMGYPISRHPEFRYKTEFQSHEPEFDYLKSLEIEEKINKIRWCQTTNGALFLLSTNDKTIKYWKVQEKKVKKISEMNVDPSKAIGNGSIASSSNSSIGKQYLVNGGGKYDLPSNDFSIPPGGFPSLRLPVVMSDETSLMASCRRVYAHAHDYHINSISNNSDGETFISADDLRINLWNLEISNQSFNIVDVKPANMEDLTEVITSAEFHPGHCNTLAYSSSKGSIRLIDLRQSALCDSHAKLFEETEAPGSRSFFTEIIASISDIKFARDGRHILSRDYMTLKLWDINMDSGPVATFQVHEHLRPKLCDLYENDSIFDKFECCLSGDGLRVATGSYSNLFRVFGCNLESTEATTLEASKNPMRRQVQIPSRPSRSLSSITRVVRRGAEGPGVDANGNSFDFSTKLLHLAWHPTENSIACAAANSLYMYYA
- the LOC133701621 gene encoding serine/threonine protein phosphatase 2A 55 kDa regulatory subunit B beta isoform-like isoform X3, coding for MNGGDEVAEAPPVPPQPLEWKFSQVFGERTAGEEVQEVDIISAIEFDRSGDHLATGDRGGRVVLFERTDTKDHGGSRRDLERMGYPISRHPEFRYKTEFQSHEPEFDYLKSLEIEEKINKIRWCQTTNGALFLLSTNDKTIKYWKVQEKKVKKISEMNVDPSKAIGNGSIASSSNSSIGKQYLVNGGGKYDLPSNDFSIPPGGFPSLRLPVVMSDETSLMASCRRVYAHAHDYHINSISNNSDGETFISADDLRINLWNLEISNQSFNIVDVKPANMEDLTEVITSAEFHPGHCNTLAYSSSKGSIRLIDLRQSALCDSHAKLFEETEAPGSRSFFTEIIASISDIKFARDGRHILSRDYMTLKLWDINMDSGPVATFQVHEHLRPKLCDLYENDSIFDKFECCLSGDGLRVATGSYSNLFRVFGCNLESTEATTLEASKNPMRRQVQIPSRPSRSLSSITRVVRRAGAEGPGVDANGNSFDFSTKLLHLAWHPTENSIACAAANSLYMYYA
- the LOC133701621 gene encoding serine/threonine protein phosphatase 2A 55 kDa regulatory subunit B beta isoform-like isoform X2; the encoded protein is MNGGDEVAEAPPVPPQPLEWKFSQVFGERTAGEEVQEVDIISAIEFDRSGDHLATGDRGGRVVLFERTDTKDHGGSRRDLERMGYPISRHPEFRYKTEFQSHEPEFDYLKSLEIEEKINKIRWCQTTNGALFLLSTNDKTIKYWKVQEKKVKKISEMNVDPSKAIGNGSIASSSNSSIGKQYLVNGGGKYDLPSNDFSIPPGGFPSLRLPVVVMSDETSLMASCRRVYAHAHDYHINSISNNSDGETFISADDLRINLWNLEISNQSFNIVDVKPANMEDLTEVITSAEFHPGHCNTLAYSSSKGSIRLIDLRQSALCDSHAKLFEETEAPGSRSFFTEIIASISDIKFARDGRHILSRDYMTLKLWDINMDSGPVATFQVHEHLRPKLCDLYENDSIFDKFECCLSGDGLRVATGSYSNLFRVFGCNLESTEATTLEASKNPMRRQVQIPSRPSRSLSSITRVVRRGAEGPGVDANGNSFDFSTKLLHLAWHPTENSIACAAANSLYMYYA
- the LOC133701621 gene encoding serine/threonine protein phosphatase 2A 55 kDa regulatory subunit B beta isoform-like isoform X1, producing the protein MNGGDEVAEAPPVPPQPLEWKFSQVFGERTAGEEVQEVDIISAIEFDRSGDHLATGDRGGRVVLFERTDTKDHGGSRRDLERMGYPISRHPEFRYKTEFQSHEPEFDYLKSLEIEEKINKIRWCQTTNGALFLLSTNDKTIKYWKVQEKKVKKISEMNVDPSKAIGNGSIASSSNSSIGKQYLVNGGGKYDLPSNDFSIPPGGFPSLRLPVVVMSDETSLMASCRRVYAHAHDYHINSISNNSDGETFISADDLRINLWNLEISNQSFNIVDVKPANMEDLTEVITSAEFHPGHCNTLAYSSSKGSIRLIDLRQSALCDSHAKLFEETEAPGSRSFFTEIIASISDIKFARDGRHILSRDYMTLKLWDINMDSGPVATFQVHEHLRPKLCDLYENDSIFDKFECCLSGDGLRVATGSYSNLFRVFGCNLESTEATTLEASKNPMRRQVQIPSRPSRSLSSITRVVRRAGAEGPGVDANGNSFDFSTKLLHLAWHPTENSIACAAANSLYMYYA